In the Chromobacterium sp. ATCC 53434 genome, CGCCACCGTCTCGATGCGGTGGGCAATGCTGTTGCAGGCCGACTTCTGTTCGGCGATGGCGTCGCGGATTTCGCCGACGCCGTTGCTGGCTTCGTGGACGCTGTCGCTGGCGGCGCTCAGATTGGCCAGCACCGATTCGATGGTGTCGCGGCTTTGCTGGGTGGAGACGATGCCGTTCTGCACCGAACTGCCCACCGCCTGCGCATCCTGGCTCAGCCGGGTGGTGACGTCCTTGATCTCGCTGGCGGCCTTGGCCGAGTTTTCCGCCAGCTTGCGCACCTCGTCGGCCACCACGGCAAAGCCGCGGCCGGCTTCGCCGGCGCGCGCCGCCTCGATCGCCGCGTTCAGCGCCAACAGATTGGTCTGCTCGGCGATCTCCTTGATCTGGCCGGTCAGCTGATTGATGGCCTGGGTGCTGTTCTGGAACGCCTGCGACGCGCTGTCTACCTTGCCCATCACCGAGTCCATCACCTGGGCCTGCTGCTGCAGCTTGGCCATTTCGTCGAGGCCGGCGCGGGTCTGTTCGGCGCTGGCGGCGGAGTCGTCGCTGATGGTGGCGGTCTGATTGGCGATGGTGTCTATGCTGGTGGCCATCTGCTCCACCGAGGCGGCGTTGCTGGCGATGGAGTCGTTCTGCGTTTCGGCGCTTTGCGCCAGCAGATGGGCGGCTCGGCTCAGTTCCTGGCTGGTGTGGCTGACTTCGGACGCGGCGGCGCTCAGCTTGCCGATCAGCGCGCCCAGATTGGCGCGCACCGCCTCGCCGCAGGCGGCGATCTGGCCGATTTCGTCCATCCTGTCGTGATGCAGCGGGTGGGTGAAATCGCCCTGGCGCAGACGGCCCAGTTCTTCGACCAGCCGGCGGGTGCGCAGGATCAGCGTGTGGTTGATGTAGTACAGGAAGAAGGCCATGCCCAGGATCGCGCCCAGCGCCATCGCGGCGGCGGCGCGCCACAGTGCGCTGTTGGCGCCTTGTTCCGCGGCGGCGGCGGTGGCGGCGGCGCGCTTGTCCAGCAGCTCGCTGACCTGGGTCAGCAATTCGGTCGGCGGCCTGTCCATGCCGGCCACCTGCTTGTCGCCGGCCTTGAAGTCGGCCCCGGCCTGCCGATAGGCGTCCAGGCCCTTGCGGTAATCGTCGCCCATCTTCTGGTGGGCGGCGACGAACTGCTGCAACAGCCGTTGCGCGTCCGGATCGCCGACCGAGGCCGCCAGCCGGTTGCCCTCGTCGCGGACCTGCTGCTCGCGTTTCTGGAAATTGCCCCAGTACTTGGCCTGCTTGGCCGGATCCTGGCCGCGCAGCAGCGTGTCCTTCCATTCCTGCACCTGCTTCTTGAAGTCCACCTGCATCGTCAGCACTTGGCGCACGCTCTGCTGGTCGGCGCCGACCTGGTCGCGGAAGGCGCGAATGCCGCCCCACAACTGGGCCAGCGAAAACACGGCGGTGGCCAGCAGAATGGCGATCACCAGACCGACCAGGGCGGCCAGTTGCCTGGCCAGCGAAGTTTGGCGCTCCATGCGAAGCTCCCGACAAAACAATCCTGCTCTAGTTGTAGGGCAGTTCCTGATGTCTTACGAATATTTACCTAGTAATTTCAATGGTTTTCCATCGTGGACATTGCGGCATTGCGGCTGGCGGGAGGTTTGTGGATAAATCGACAATCTAGCCATCGCTGTGGATAAACGGCTTCAGTCGCGCGCTTGCAGCGGCGGCAGCCGGCGCGGCACCGGGCTGCTCTTGACGATGGAACTGGCGGTGCTGGCCAGTTCGGACAGGCTGTCCAGAATGTCGTCCAGCTCCATGACGTTGCGCAGGGCCAGGCGGGCGATGAAGCAGTCTTCGCCGGTGACCTTGTCGCATTCGATTACCTGTGGAATGTTGATCAGCCGGGTTTCCAGCGGCTTCAACTGGCCGGGAAACGGTTGCAGTCGCACCAGAGCGGTCAGCGTGTAGCCCCAAGCCTCCGCGTTCACCGTCGGCACATAGCCGGACACCGCGCCCGACTCCTCCAGCCGCTTCAGCCGCTCGGAGACGCTGGGTGCCGCCATCTTCAGCCGGCGCGCCAGCTCCGCCAGGCTCTGCCGGGCGTTCTGCTGCAACAGTTTTACTAGCTCCACGTCTATCCAGTCTCGCATTCGAAGCCTCTACGCGCCGATCAGATGATCAATCCAAGGTAGCAGCGGCCCATTTTCCTCGCAATCCTCATGTAAGGCCGCGCGTGCCTTGCCTAGACTGTCCGCATGCCTTGAATGGAGGATTTGGTGATGCAAAATCAGGATGAGATTCGTCTGGGCCAGGGGCAGATGCTGGCCGCGATGGTGTTGTCGGGCACGCTGGGCTGGTTTGTGCTGCAATCGGGCCAGCCGGTGTTCAATGTGGTGTTTTTCCGCTGCCTGATCGGCGCGGTCTGCCTGGCGCTTTACGCCGGCTGGCGAGGCCTGTGGCGGCCGTGGCCGTTCACTGTCCGCAGCCTGTTGTTGTGCCTGGCCGGCGGCGTGGCCCTGGTCGGCAACTGGCTGCTGTTGTTCAACGCCTACCGTTACAGCTCCATCGGTATCGCCACCGTGGTGTATCAGGCCCAGCCTTTCATCCTGTACGGCATGGCGGTGCTGTGGCTGGGCGAGCAGGCGAGCCGGCGCAAGTTGGCCGCGCTGGGCTTGGCCTTCATCGGTTTGTTGCTGATCGTGGAGCCCGCGCTGGTCGGCGGTTCCGGTGGCCGGTGGTGGCTGGGCATCGGCCTGGCGCTGGGCGCGGCCCTGCTGTACGCGCTGGCCACCATCGTCACCAAGCGTTTGCCGGCCGGCATCCCGCCGCATCTGATCGCCTGCCTGCAGACGCTGGTGGGGGTGGCGATGTTGTGGCCGCTGCTGCAGCCGGCGCGGCTGGCCGAGGCGAACGCCGCCGCCTGGTCCTGCCTGGCGGTGCTGGGCGTGGTGCATACCGGAGCGATGTATATCCTGATGTATTCGGCGTTCCGCCGGCTGCCCACCCATTTGATCGGCGCGCTGGGCTTTGTTTATCCGCTGACGGCGGTATGGGTCGATTATCTGGCCTATGGCCACGCGCTGGGCCTTGGACAATGGCTGGGCATGGCGCTGATCGTGTTGGCCAACGCCTGGATGAATGGCTGGATACGCTGGCGGCAAGCCGCTGTGGATAAATCCGTGGTTTGAGGTTTTCTGTGGATAAGGCGAGCGCGCCGCCGTTCCGCCGTCAAGTGATCAATTCCGCCTCCGGCCTGGCCGTCGGGTCCGGCCGTTCCAGCGCCAGGCCGCGTTCGTCGAACACATGACAGTGGCGCGGGTCTGGCGCGAGGAAACGGCGTTCGCCGGGCCGGGGTCCGGCCTCGTGGCCGGACAGTTTCAGCGCGATGGCCTCGCCGTCGCCGCCGTGGCGCAGATGGACGATCTGTTGGTCGCCAAGGTGCTCGACCAGCTGCACCGTCGCCGCCAGACCGGCCTCGGCGAAGCGCAGGTGTTCGGCGCGCACGCCCAGCGTCAGCTCGCCGGGGGCGGACTCGGCGAGCGGCAGCGTCAGCCGGCATCCGCCCGGCAGTTCCAGCTCCAGGCCGCCGGCGTGCCGGCCCAGCGCGCGCGCCGGGATGAAGTTCATCCGCGGCGCGCCGAGGAAGCCGGCGACGAAGCGGTTGGCCGGGCGCTGGTACAGTTCGAGCGGCGCGCCCACCTGCTCGATGCGGCCGGCGTTGAACACCGCGATGCGGCCGCCCATGGTCATCGCCTCCACTTGGTCGTGGGTGACGTAGATCATTGTGCTGCCCAGCTCCTGATGCAGCCGTGTCAGTTCGAGCCGCATCTGCACCCTGAGCGAGGCATCCAGATTGGACAAGGGCTCGTCGAACAGGAAGACGCCCGGTTGGCGGACGATGGCGCGGCCGATGGCGACGCGCTGGCGCTGGCCGCCGGACAGCACCTTGGGCTTGCGGTCCAGCAGGTGCTCGATCTGCAGCGTCTGCGCGGCGCGCCGCACCGCGGCGTCGATCTCGGCTCGGCCGCGGCCGGCCAGCTTCAGGCTGAAGGCCATATTGTCGCGCACCGTCATGTGCGGATACAGCGCGTAGCTCTGGAACACCATCGCCAGGCCGCGCTTGGCCGGCTCGATGTCGTTGGCCAGCCTGTCGTCTATCCGCAGCTCGCCTGAACTGATGTCCTCCAGCCCGGCTATCATCCGCAGCAAGGTCGACTTGCCGCAGCCGGACGGGCCGACGAAGACCATGAATTCGCCGTCCGCGATCTCCAGGCTGACGTCGTCTATCGCGGCGTGGCCGTCGTCATACACCTTGCGGAGGTTCTTCAGCGCGAGTCGGGACATCGGATGGCTCCTGGGTGGGGTGGGTCCGCTTCCGCCGGCCGCCGGTCCACAGCGGCCATTGCCGCGGATAGACGCGGCGCCGGAATCCAGATAATGCCATATGCAAGTCAGGATTCCAGCCCCGCCGGCGAAACCGGCGGCCGCGGGTCAGAAAGTCCTGCTGTAGGAGGCGATCACCTTGACGTCGTTGCGGTCCTTCTTGCCGTAGAAGTCGCCGGAACGATACCAGGCCGGGTAGACGCCGATGCCGGCGCCCTTCAGCGGGCCGCTCTGCACCGTGTAGCTGGCGCTCAGGTCCAACTCGCGCGCCTTGCTGTCCGGCGCGCCGGGGTTCTTCAGGCCGGTGGCGTAATTGCCGCTGACGCCGACGCTGAGGCCGGGCAGGCCCCGTTTGGAAAAGTCGTAGCTCGCGCCCAGCTTCGCCACCCGGCTGCCGTCCCAGACGAAGTCGTCGTCCTGGCCCCAGGTCTGGATGAAGTTGCGGTTGTCGCTGTTGCCGTACGGCGTCAGGCGGAAATTGACTTCGCCGCCGTCCGGGTTGCGGCTCTTGCCCAGCGCGGCCATCAGCGTCAGGCCGCCGCTGGCGTAACTCAGACTGGCGCTGGCATGCCAGGCCTGCTGCGAGTTGGGCAGTCCCAGCGGCGCTAGATCCTTGCCCTGGAAGTAGTAGGCGACGCCGGTCAGCGTGTCGCCGCCGGCGAGCTTCCAGCTGTAGGAGCCGGCGATCTGCGCGGTGCGCCGGTAGTCCTTGCCTTCGCCGAAGCCGATGTCGACGAAGGCGCCGTCCGGCGCGTAGCGCAGGCCTATGCTGTCCACGTAGCGTATCTTGCCCGGATGGCTGCCGTTGGTCCGGCCCTGTTCCCAGGAGTTCGTCATGTCGCGGAAGCGGTTGTCCCACTCGTTGCGGAACTGGTCGGCCCAGCCGTAGCCCAGCTCGAAGTCGCCCAGCTTGTATTTGCCTTCGAAGCCGCGGTAGGCGTGCGATTGCAGGCCGCCGGAGGTGCCGAGCACGCCGATGCCGATAGGGGTGTAGCCGGCGCGGGCGGAGAAGCCCTGGCCGTCCGGGTGCTGGCGGAATTTCAGCGCCGCCTGGCTCAGCACCGCGTCGCTCTTGTCCTTGCCGCCGCCGCCCTCCGCCGGATCGCTGGCGTCGTTGTAGTCGTGATACAGCACCTCGGAGAAGCCTATGCCCCGGTTCAGCCGCAGCGAGGCGTGGGCGGCGGCGTCGAAGCCCAGCGTATTCCAGGCGTAGCCGGATTTGAAGTTCAGGCCCAGGTTCAGCGCGTTGACGCGGATGTCGCCGGCGTTGCTGTTGCCCGGCTGTTTCTCCTGCCGGTCGCGGCCGTAGTACAGCGCGCTGAACGTGGTTTCCGAGCGGTTCAGCAGATCGTAGACGTCGCTGGCCGGGATCGCGTCCAGCGTGCCTTTCAGCGGCGGGCCGTCGCTGGACGGCGGGACGGAAGGTTCTTCTTCCGCCAGGGCGTGGCCGGACAGCGCTGCCAGCGCCGCCAACAGCCAAAGATGTCGCTTGTGCATTTTTGTGCTCCAGGTCCGATTGGGGAATCCGTCTGCGGGAATCCTGGAGGCACCTTATCTGGCCTTATATTGGTCTTCAAATGGTATTGGATTATCTCAGTGAAAATCGATTGTCATGGTGTTGCAATGTTGCCATGCGATATGATTTTTATGGTGTTTTATAATTTTATCTGCTTGATTTGTCCATGATATTAAATATTTCAGCGCTTTATGCCACTTTTATCCGGTTGCTTGCGCGAAAAAGACCAGGCGATGATTGGGTCTGAAAATCAATCCAATAGAATACCAGTTTGACTTTCGAAACAGCGCATATCCGCTTTGCTGCGTCGCAGCAATCTCAACGGATGCGAACAAAAAAATGTCCGCGCGCGCAAGCGGGCGGACGGCAATGAGGAAGCTAGAGCAGGGCGATACGATCAAAACGGCCAGGCGAGGAACACCGCGGCGCCGGGTCGGCGGGGAGAGGCGAAGACGCGGCCCCGATATTTCGGGGTAGCAGCCGGCATCGGGCCAGGCAATGCGCATCGGCCGCCCTAGGTAGTCGTACTTAACGCCGCCGGCGCGAGCCCGCGGCGCGGGATTCCGCGCCGGATTCGCCGCTCTATGGCGTGCCGCTACCTATAAGCCCATGATTCCGCTATACTTCTGCGCCCGCCAGTCGGCGTGAACCAACCCTTTGCGAATTCCGGAACCGTCATGAGCCTGTTGCCGCACCAAGTCGAACTGCTGTCACCCGCCAAAACCGCCGAAATCGGCCGCGAAGCCATCCTGCATGGCGCCGACGCGGTGTATATCGGCGGGCCGTCGTTCGGCGCGCGCCACAACGCCTGCAACAGCGTCGAGGACATCGCCGCGCTGTGCGATTTCGCCCATCGCTATCACGCGCGCATCTTCACCACGCTGAATACCATATTGCACGACGCCGAGCTGGAAGGCGCGCGCAAGCTGATCTGGCAGTTGTACGACGCCGGGGTCGACGCGCTGATCATCCAGGATATGGGCATCCTGCAAATGGACCTGCCGCCGATCCAGCTGCACGCGTCCACCCAGTGCGACATCCGCGACGCCGACAAGGCGCGCTTCCTGTCCGACGCCGGCTTCAGCCAGATCGTGCTGGCGCGCGAACTGACGATTCCGCAGATCAGGAAAATCGCCGACCGCGTCGCCGATTCCGCCACCATCGAATACTTCATCCACGGCGCGCTGTGCGTGGCCTTCTCCGGCCAGTGCTTCATTAGCCACGCCGACACCGGCCGCAGCGCCAACCGCGGCGATTGCTCGCAGGCCTGTAGGCTGCCGTACACGCTGACCGACGAAAAAGGCGGCGTGGTGGCCTTCGACAAGCACTTGCTGTCAATGAAGGACAACAACCAGAGCGCCAATCTGGAGGCGCTGCTGGACGCCGGCGTGCGGTCCCTGAAGATAGAGGGCCGCTACAAGGACATCAGCTACGTCAAGAACATCACCGCCCATTACCGTCTGCTGCTGGACGAAATCTTCGAGCGCCGCCCGGAGTTGGCGCCGGCCGCCAGCGGCACGAGCGAGATCTACTTCACGCCGGACCCGGACAAGACCTTCCATCGCGGCGCGACCGATTATTTCGCCACCGGCCGCAAGCAGGACATCGGCGCCTTCGATTCGCCGAAGTTCGTCGGCGTCGGCCTGGGCACCGTGCACAAGATCGGCGATACCTGGCTGGAGATCGCCACCACCGAGCAGATGGCTAACGGCGACGGCATCAACTTCATGAAGAAGCGCGAAGTGGTCGGCATGCAGCTGAATACCGTCAAACAGGTGGGCAAGGCCGAGGGCGGGCTGCTGGTCTGGCGCTGCGAACCGAACGATGCGGCGGCGCTGCAAGGGCTCAAGCCCGGCGTCGACATCAGCCGCAACCGCGATCACGCCTGGGAACTGGCGCTGCTGAAGAAGTCGGCCGAGCGCCGCGTCGGCGTTTGGGCCGCATTGTCCGAAACCGCCGACGGACTGGCGCTCAGCTATACCGACGCCGACGGTTGCAGCGCCAGCGCCGCCGTGGCATTGGCGCGGGAACCGGCCAAGGACGCCGCCCGCGCCGAGCAGAGCCTGCGCGACGCCGCCGCCAAGCTCGGCAACACCATGTTCGAGGCGCACGACGTGGCGCTGAATCTGTCCCAGCCGTGGTTCGTGCCGGCGTCCGTCATCAACGGCCTGCGCCGCGACGCGGCGGAAAAACTGGAAGCCGCCCGCGCCGCCGCCTGGGTCCGTCCCGAGCGCAAGGCCGCCGTCGAGCCGCCGGTCGCCTTCCCGCAGCAGGAGCTCAGCTATCTGGCCAACGTCTACAACGCGCTGGCCTGGGATTTCTACAAGCGACACGGCGTCGAAGTGATAGAGCCGGCCTACGAGGCGCACCAGGAGGAGGGCGAGGTCAGTCTGATGATCACCAAGCACTGCCTGCGTTTCTCCTACAATCTGTGTCCGAAGCAGGCCAAGGGGGTCAAGGGCGTGATGGGCCAGGTACGCGCCGATCCGATGGTCCTGAAGACCGGCGACGAGACCTACACGCTGAAGTTCGAATGCCGGCCGTGCGAAATGCATGTGATGGGCAAGATGAAGAAGCACGTGCTGAAGTCGCCGCCGCCGAGCGAAATCCCGGCTTCCGCGCCGATAACCTTCTTCAAGCAGCGGCCGTAGGGCGCGTTGTCGCACGTAGGGTGCGTCATCCCGAAGGGGCGACGCACCGAAACCGCGGTTTGTTGACAACAAGGGCAGGCCTTTATGGCCTGCTTTTTTATTGCCGTCCGAGCAAGGTTAAGTGTCTTGGGATGGATTTCGTCCTATTTTTACCTGGAGTGATATAGCAGGCTTATTGTCAGAGGGGGCTGGTAAATGAGATTCGTAGTCGCATTTTTGATGTCGGTAATATTGGCTGGATGTGCCGATACGGGGCCGATGAAGATTGCCAAGGACACGTACAGTATCTCCGTTAGAGTTCCTTTTTCTGGCCCATCAGGAGCAAAGGGCGATGCGTTAAGGGAGGCAAATGGGTTTTGCGCTTCTCAAAACAAACAGTTGCTGCTTCAAAGTGAAAATTCTTATGAGTGCGCACTTCATGGTGGTTGCGGTGAGGCGGAGATAACGTTTCTTTGCCTGTCGGAAAAAGATCCGCGATATTCTATTCCGCAGCAAATGCGTAAAGATAATGGCGTCATCACGATACAGAATCGGTAACTATTTCGGTTCCACTGTGCGTCGGTAGCAACTGGAAGACCTGCTGCACGAGATTGAGGCGCCTCCGATGCAGCGGCCGGGCAAGCACGTAGGGTGCGTCACCCCAAAGGGGCGACGCACCGGACGATGCCGCCTTCCGATCAAGATCGCCTGCGTGTCGCAATGACAGCGCAGGCGATTTTTTTGGCGGATTTGGCTGTCGCGCTTGGCATGCGGCGCAAAGGCCGGCGACATGGCGTTGTGCCGAAGGCGGTCGATCTGCAATCATGAGTTCTCGAGCGCAACGGAGGCCCATGGATGCAAACCTATCGATTCACGGTCTACGGCCAGATCATCGCGGTGGAGCGGCATGGTTCCGGCTGGCGGACTTTCCTGCCCGGCAACGACGGCAAGCGCCGGCCCGCCGATTTCGTCGTCCCCGACTGGGTGACGGAAGACGGCTTGGCGCAGTATCTGGAAGACCTGCTTCACGAGAACGCGACGCCGCGCAACGGCGACGTCAGACAGCTCGATTGAGACCCCCGATGCAGCGGCCGGGCAAGCCGGCCGCTGCCGCCTAGTTCCTGCCCGCCATCACGCCGCCGTCCACGTCCAGCACCGTGCCGGTGATCCAGCCGGCCTTGTCCGACAGCAGGAACGCTATCGCGTCGGCGATGTCGTCGGCGGTGCCGATGCGGCCCAGCGGGTGGAAATCGTTGAAGCCGGCCAGCGTGGCCGCGATCTCGTCCTCGGCGATGAAGGACTTGTAGATGCCGGACAGCACCACCGCCGGCGCCACCGCGTTGACGCGGATGCCGTCGCCGGCCAGCTCCATCGCCATGTGCTGGGTGAGGGCGTGCAGGCCGGCCTTCTGCATCGAGTAGGCCGACGACGGCGTGGCCTTCACCGCCTGGTGCGCCCACATCGAGCCGATGTTGACGATGGCGCCGCCGCCGTGGCGGCGCATATTGCGCGCCACCGCCTGGCTGATGAAGAAGAAGGCCTTGTTGATGTCCAGCTGGCGGTCGTAATCCTGTTCGCTGTGTTCCAGGAAGCCCACCGGCTGGAAGAAGCCGGCGGCGTTGACCAGTTCGGCGATGGCGCGCGGCTCGGCGTCCAGCCTGGCGATGAAGGCGCGCACTTGTTCCGCCTGGTAGAGGTCCACCTCGGCGGTTTCGACGCGGCCGCCGGTGTCGGCTTCCAGTTCCGCCTTGGCGGCGGCCAGGCGGCCGGCGTCGTGAGCCAGGATCAGCACCGTGCGGCCCTGGCGCAGCAAGCGGCGCGCGCTTTCCTTGCCCATGCCGCTGGAACCGCCGACGATGAGGGAGAGGGTGGGGGAATGTGTCATGCTTTGCTCCGGATGGGGGTGAGGTATGGCCAGTCTGGATGCCGCCCCGGGCGTTGAAAAGCAGGCACAAAACGGTAAGCCGCTTACTTTTTGGTACAGATTGATGATGGATCAGGAAAAGTTTTTTTCCCGCAAGACGCCGCCGGCGCGCAGCGCGCGCATGGTGGAGAGCATCTATGGCTGCAAATGGTCGCTGACCGTCTACCAGCTGCTGGCGGCGGGCATCAACCGTCCGGGCGAAATGGTGCGGCGGACCGACGGCCTGAGCACCAAGGTGTTGAACGAATGCCTGCGCCGCAATATGGAGTTCGGCATCCTGGAGCGGGTGGCCTTCGACGAGTCGCCGCCGCGGGTGGAGTACCGGGTCACGCCGTTCGGCGGCAAATTCATGCGGGTGCTGGACGAGCTGGAAAAGCTGCAGCGCGAGCTGGAGCCGCCCGGCGGCTGATCAGCGGCTTTAAAATGACATTTCCATTTTTACGGCGCGGTGGCATGCTTGCTCCTGGGGCCGGCCTCGTCCGGCCGCAGGCTCTATGGGCTTGGGGAGGCGGAATGGAGATGGTCGACAGGCAGGAGGCGACGGGAGAGGACGATCCGTTATGGGTCCTGGCTTGCAGCGGCACCGGCGGGGACATCCTGCCCTTCATCGCCGTCGGCCGGCAGCTGGCCGCGCGCGGCCATCGCGTGCGGCTGCTGACGCCGGCGCCTTACGTCGACTGGGTGGCCAGCCATGGCCTGGCCTGCGACGGTTTCGGCTCGGAACAGGCGTTCCTGGCCTGTCTGGACAATCCGGACCTGTGGGACGAGCGCAAGGGCTTCGCCGTGGTGTGGCAGAGCGTGGCGCCGTATCTGCAGGTCCTGCGCGAGCTGGCGGCGCGGGAGTCCGGCCGCTGCCACCTGATCTGCCATCCCATCATGCTGGCGGCCGCGAATCTGGCCAAGGCGGCCCGTCCCGGCATCAAGGTGGCCGCGCTGCACCTGGCGCCGTCCGGCCTGTGCAGCAGCCATGAATTCCCCGCGCTGGGCTCGCTGGTCTTGCCGGCGTGGCTGCCGCTGGCCTGGAAGCGCCGGCTGTGGCGCTGGGTTTACCGTTTTTGGCTGGATCCCATCATGCTGCCGGCCTTGAACGCCGCGCGCCGGGACATGGCCCTGCCGCCGCTGGACAGTTTCGACAGCCTGCTGCGCGGGACGCCGGACGCGGTGCTCGGCCTGTTTCCGTCCTGGTTCGCCGCCACGCAGCCGGACTGGCCGGCACCGTATTTCGAAGCCGGCTTCCCGCCAGTGCCGACAGGGCCGGCGGCCGAACTGTCGGCGGAGCTGCAGGCCTTTCTCGACGCGGGTCCGGCGCCGGTGGCCTTCACGCCCGGCACCGGGCACAAGCATGCCGGCCGCTATTTCGAGTCGGCGCTGGCGGCGTTGGCCCGCTGCGGCCGGCGCGGCCTGTTGATCACGCCGCATCGGGAGCAGGTGCCCGAGAGCCTGCCGCCCGACGTGCTCTGGCTGCCGCACGCGCCTTTCGAGCTGCTGCTGCCCAGGCTGGCGGCGCTGGCGCATCACGGCGGGATAGGCACGTGCGCCGCGGCCTTCCGCGCCGGCGTGCCGCAACTGATCTGTCCGTACGCGTTCGACCAGTTCGACAATGGCTGGCGCGCGCGCCGGCTGGGCGTGGCGGAAACGGTGCCGGCCGGCAAGCTGACGGCCGGGACGATGGCGGCGGCGCTGCGGCGTCTGCTGGCTTCCGAGCCGGTGGCCGAGTCCTGCGCGCGGACGGCGGGGCTGGCTGGGGCCGGATCGGCCTTTGCCGCGGCGGAACGACTGGAGCAGGCCCTGGGCCTGCGCGTGAGCCGGCCGCTGCCGGCCTGATGGGGGAAACCATGATCTACCCGATGTTCGCGTTGGTATTGCTGACCTTTTTCGTCGGCATCCGCCTGGGCGCCACCCGTTTCGCCAATGCCCGTTCCGGACGGGTCAAGGGCGGCTATTACCGGCTGATGCAGGGCGACACGCCGCCGGACGGCGAATTGAAGCTGGCGCGCAACTTCTCCAATCTGTTCGAGGGGCCGGTGCTGTTCTACGCTTTCGGCGCCATCGTCATCGCCAAGAACCTGGCCGCGCCGCTGCCGTTGGCGCTGGCCTGGGGCTATGTCGCGCTGCGCGCGGTCCATACCGCGATCCATCTGGGCCGCAATCACCCCATCCACCGTTTCCTGGCCTTTCTGGTGTCCAGCATCCTGCTGCTGGCGATGTGGGGCTGGCTGGCACTGGTCCTGTGAGCGTGGCCGGCTGTGCCGGCGACGCTTATTCCAGATCAATGCCGAGTGAGGGAGACGGCCGCACAATGCGGGCATGCTACCCGCCACGGCCAAGAAATTTCCCCTCCATCCCCGCCACCCCGAGCGCGTCTGCTGGGGCTGCGACAAGTATTGCCCGGCCTCGGACATGGCCTGCGGCAACGGCAGCAGCCGCACCCAGCACCCGGTGGAGATTTTCGGCGAAGACTGGTTCGAGCCGGCCGAGACGGACAAGCGCGGCTGATAAACCGGTTTTGCCGCCGGCCGACCCGCGTTGACGCGGCGCCGCGCGCTGTCGAGAATGGGGTTTTCGACCTGCCGATGAGGGCTCAGATGATCGATCTGGCGTGTCCCGGCGCCGCCTGGCCTGACTACCGTGGCGGCAGCCTGCTCAATCTGATGCAAACGCTGAGCGGCGAGCTCGGCGGCCCCGACCTAGGCCATGCGCCGTTGCGCGGCGACGCGCTGGACGGCATCGGCCGCCACCGCCACGTCTGCCTGTTGCTGATAGACGGCCTGGGCGCCGCGCAATTGCGGCGGCTGGGGCCGGACAGCCGCTTGCGGGCCGGGCTGAGGGACGAGATAAGCAGCGTGTTTCCGCCGACCACCGCCGCCGCCGTCACCACGGTGCTGACCGGCCGCGCGCCGGCCGAGCATGGACTGATAGGCTGGCACCAGCTGCACGGCGACGAGATCGTCGCGCCGCTGCCCTTGTATGTGCGCCATCCGGCGGGCAGCGCCAACGCGCCGCAGGCGCTGGCCGACTCCTTGTTTCGCGCGCCGCCGCTGTTCGAGCGCTTCATCCGTCCGGCGGCCTTGCTGCTGCCCGATTTCATCGCCGACTCGCCATGCAGCCGTTTCCACGCCGGCGCTGCCGAGCGCGTCGCCTACCACGGCCTGGACGACGGTTTTGGCCAGTTGCAGGCGCGGCTGCGATCGACGACGCCGGGCTTCCACTATCTGTACCTGCCGCAGCTGGACACGCTGATGCACGAGCGCGGGCCGGATTCGGCGCAGGCGCGGCGACTGCTGGCGGCGATAGACGCCGCTTTCGCCGCGCTGCTGGAGACGGCGGCGGCTTGCGACGCCGCGGTGGTGGCCATCGCCGACCACGGTTTCGTCGCCGCGCCGGCGTCGCAATGGCTGGA is a window encoding:
- a CDS encoding alkaline phosphatase family protein; the encoded protein is MIDLACPGAAWPDYRGGSLLNLMQTLSGELGGPDLGHAPLRGDALDGIGRHRHVCLLLIDGLGAAQLRRLGPDSRLRAGLRDEISSVFPPTTAAAVTTVLTGRAPAEHGLIGWHQLHGDEIVAPLPLYVRHPAGSANAPQALADSLFRAPPLFERFIRPAALLLPDFIADSPCSRFHAGAAERVAYHGLDDGFGQLQARLRSTTPGFHYLYLPQLDTLMHERGPDSAQARRLLAAIDAAFAALLETAAACDAAVVAIADHGFVAAPASQWLDVDADAELYGLLARPLSGETRLAYCHARPGCAGRFVELARERLDHACWAVPSAELLAAGVFGPGTAHPELARRCGDVALIAKPGWNLRDTLPGEKTLRLAGVHAGVHPDEQAIPLIACRPVPMA